From a single Rosa rugosa chromosome 7, drRosRugo1.1, whole genome shotgun sequence genomic region:
- the LOC133719814 gene encoding serine/threonine-protein kinase AtPK2/AtPK19-like has product MVLSQLPDSSKTRKCSPVQTQLPFPMGQMDAVVSDHVELDFSDVFGPVPVHAPVDSANSASVEDGADHIYDDPVVIHNRSHSLVGPSSYVSHSLKLSKLTIHDTEDSVDLVECLHEDTVKESQEPFIGDGVLGKPLEVVEENSMKTESVGIEDFEVLKVVGQGAFAKVYQVRKKGTSEIYAMKVMRKDKIMEKNHAEYMKAERDILTKVDHPYIIQLRYSFQTKYRLYLVLDFVNGGHLFFQLYHHGLFREELARIYAAEIVSAVSHLHANGIMHRDLKPENILLDEDGHAMLTDFGLAKKFDENTRSNSLCGTVEYMAPEIIQGKGHDKAADWWSVGVLLFEMLTGKPPFTGNRQKIQQKIVKDKVKLPTFLTSEAHSLVKALLEKDTSKRLGCGPLGSDEIKRHKWFKPINWKKLDAREIQPSFRPDVAGQHCIANFEKCWTDMPLVDSPAASPNASGNPFSGFSYVRPAVSFLQN; this is encoded by the exons ATGGTTTTGTCTCAGCTACCTGATTCGTCCAAGACCCGCAAGTGCAGTCCAGTTCAGACCCAGTTGCCTTTTCCAATGGGCCAGATGGATGCTGTTGTGTCCGATCACGTTGAGCTTGACTTTTCAGATGTATTTGGTCCTGTACCAGTCCATGCCCCGGTAGACTCGGCTAATTCTGCCTCTGTTGAAGATGGTGCTGACCATATATATGATGATCCTGTCGTCATTCACAACCGATCACATTCTTTGGTCGGTCCTTCATCGTATGTAAGCCATTCATTGAAGCTCAGCAAACTCACTATTCATGACACAGAAGATTCAGTGGATCTGGTAGAGTGTCTCCATGAAGATACCGTGAAAGAATCTCAGGAACCTTTTATTGGTGATGGTGTCCTTGGAAAACCTCTAGAAGTTGTTGAGGAGAATTCCATGAAGACTGAGAGCGTAGGCATTGAAGATTTTGAGGTTTTGAAGGTTGTTGGGCAGGGTGCATTTGCAAAAGTATATCAGGTGAGGAAGAAGGGGACATCAGAAATATATGCTATGAAGGTCATGCGAAAGGATAAGATCATGGAGAAGAACCATGCTGAATACATGAAGGCTGagagggatatattaacaaaaGTTGATCATCCGTACATTATCCAGCTTAGATACTCATTCCAA ACCAAATACAGACTATATCTTGTGCTGGATTTTGTCAATGGAGGTCACCTTTTCTTTCAGCTCTACCACCATGGCCTTTTCAG GGAAGAGCTGGCACGAATATATGCTGCTGAGATTGTTTCTGCCGTATCTCACCTCCATGCAAATGGCATTATGCATAGGGATCTTAAACCTGAAAATATCTTATTGGATGAAGATGGCCAT GCTATGTTGACTGATTTTGGGCTTGCAAAGAAATTTGACGAAAATACAAGATCTAATTCTCTATGTGGAACTGTAGAATACATGGCACCTGAAATAATTCAGGGAAAGGGCCATGATAAGGCAGCAGATTGGTGGAGTGTGGGAGTTCTATTGTTTGAGATGCTTACTGGAAAG CCTCCTTTTACGGGGAACCGTCAGAAAATTCAACAGAAGATAGTTAAGGACAAAGTCAAGTTGCCAACCTTTTTAACAAGTGAAGCACATTCTCTGGTGAAAGCG CTATTAGAGAAGGACACCAGCAAGCGCCTGGGTTGTGGACCTCTGGGAAGTGATGAAATCAAGCGCCACAAATGGTTCAAGCCAATTAATTGGAAGAAATTGGATGCTCGTGAAATCCAACCAAGCTTCCGACCTGATGTTGCTGGGCAGCACTGCATCGCCAACTTTGAGAAATGCTGGACTGACATGCCACTTGTGGACTCCCCAGCTGCTAGTCCGAATGCTTCTGGAAACCCGTTCTCAGGCTTTAGTTATGTTAGGCCTGCAGTCTCTTTTCTTCAGAACTAG
- the LOC133719813 gene encoding serine/threonine-protein kinase STN8, chloroplastic, with amino-acid sequence MAYLPSPSLTTLKHNPKPLFYSPLKPNSLDNLCFFTNQFKVHPHRCNAFFSDIPGNVLENTLHLEQFPPFQYGIMEFQKVTEDLSETQKWGFLVFAGITWIYLTARPGILLGAIDAYLLAPLQLALDSLAGRRRLKMSDFVIGDKLGEGSFGVVYSGAIVPKNMNVEERVQKRGRGKALRLDEKFKDKVILKKVKVGMQGAEECGEFEEWFNYRLSRAAPETCAAFLGSFVADKTSSQFTKGGKWLVWKFEGNQTLADYMTDRKFPFNLESVMFGRVLQDVDSVKRSALIITQIMRQIITSLKKIHDTGIVHRDIKPANLVVTKKGKIKLIDFGAATDLRIGKNFVPNRGLLDPDFCPPELYVLPEETPVPPPEPIAAVLSPILWQLNSPDLFDMYSAGIILLQMAVPSLRSSAGLKNFNGEIKRFGYDLNEWRESTRLRPDLSLLDLDSGRGWDLATKLVSERGSLRRGRLSAAAALRHPYFFLAGDQAAAVLSKLSFTK; translated from the exons ATGGCTTATCTGCCCTCTCCAAGCTTAACTACACTTAAACACAATCCCAAACCTTTATTTTACTCTCCATTAAAACCCAATTCACTTGACAATCTCTGCTTCTTCACAAACCAATTCAAGGTTCACCCACATAGGTGTAATGCATTCTTCAGCGACATCCCTGGAAATGTGTTGGAGAACACTCTTCATTTGGAGCAGTTTCCTCCTTTTCAATATGGGATCATGGAGTTTCAGAAAGTTACAGAGGACCTATCAGAGACACAGAAATGGGGGTTTCTGGTTTTTGCTGGGATAACGTGGATATATTTAACTGCAAGGCCAGGTATTCTCTTAGGTGCCATTGATGCATACCTTCTTGCTCCTCTGCAACTGGCTTTGGATAGTTTGGCTGGAAGGAGAAGATTGAAGATGTCTGATTTTGTGATTGGGGACAAGTTGGGAGAAGGGTCTTTCGGCGTTGTTTATTCTGGGGCCATTGTTCCAAAGAATATGAATGTTGAGGAGAGAGTGCAGAAGAGAGGAAGGGGGAAAGCTTTGCGGTTGGATGAGAAGTTTAAGGATAAGGTCATCCTCAAGAAG GTGAAGGTTGGAATGCAGGGGGCAGAAGAATGTGGCGAATTCGAGGAGTGGTTCAACTACAGGCTGTCTAGAGCAGCACCTGAAACATGTGCAGCTTTTCTGGGAAGTTTTGTTGCTGATAAAACAAGTTCACAGTTTACAAAGGGTGGAAAGTGGCTTGTTTGGAAATTTGAG GGAAACCAAACTCTTGCTGACTACATGACAGATCGGAAATTCCCTTTTAACTTAGAGTCTGTCATGTTTGGACGTGTCTTGCAAGATGTAGACTCTGTCAAGCGCAGTGCCCTGATCATCACGCAAATAATGCGTCAGATTATTACTTCGCTCAAGAAAATCCATGACACAGGCATTGTTCACCGGGATATAAAGCCAGCAAACTTAGTAGTGACAAAAAAGGGAAAGATCAAGCTCATAGATTTTGGGGCAGCTACTGACCTCCGGATTGGAAAGAACTTTGTTCCAAACCGAGGCCTGCTTGACCCTGACTTCTGTCCTCCTGAACTGTATGTGCTCCCAGAGGAAACACCGGTGCCTCCTCCAGAACCTATTGCTGCAGTTCTTTCTCCGATTCTTTGGCAG CTGAACAGTCCTGATCTTTTTGATATGTATTCTGCTGGTATCATACTATTGCAAATGGCAGTACCATCCTTAAGGTCTTCGGCAGGCTTGAAGAATTTCAATGGGGAGATAAAAAGATTTGGATATGACTTGAATGAATGGAGGGAGTCTACTCGCTTGAGGCCTGACTTATCACTTCTTGATCTTGATTCGGGTAGAGGATGGGATCTGGCTACAAAGCTGGTTTCAGAGAGAGGTAGCCTAAGAAGGGGGAGATTATCAGCGGCAGCTGCTTTGAGGCATCCTTACTTCTTTTTAGCTGGTGACCAGGCAGCTGCAGTTCTTTCAAAATTAAGTTTTACCAAATAG